The nucleotide window AGAGCTCCAATTTTTTGTTGGGATGTCGTCGAGGTTCACTTGCCTGACCGAGTTATGAGGCAATTTGGGTTGAAACAGATGATACcaactccatttttatttgattcGACACATTTTCACCATGATCGTCGGggaagaccaaatacaaattgGGAGTTGGAGCATGCACAATGGTTGCCTTTTTGGAACCAACGACTTCAATATATTTGTGAAGCACCAATCAATCGTGAACCACTTCGATATGACGACCCCTACCTTATTTGGTTTAGACGCATTACTCGTCTTGTTATTGGTAATCCTACTCTGcgtcctcaacaacaacaaggtTATGTGCCAAATTCAACGGCATACGAAACAATGGTAAGTATTAGCTTCTGTTCTTTTGCTTGTTTGAACTGATTATAAGTTGTTTATTTGTGTACTAAGAGACTTATTATGATCCAACGATTAGCTACATTATATTTAATGAATTATGTATAATATGCAGGTGCGTTATATTCATTCGATGGTTGATAAAGCAAAATCACTCGGTGATCAACCATCAATGGAGGATTTTTACATATTTCGTGCAATGGTGCGAAATGAAGGAGAAAGATGTTTGACATATGTGCACGAGGCTGATAGGATTAATATACAAGCCGATTATAGAAGAGATGACGTACAAGCTGACCATTTACATCACCCTATTCGTAGGCGAGGAAAAGGTGGTGTTGCTGGTAGGAGGGCACGTGCTGCTGAGAGAGGACGAATTCCTGTTGAAATGGACGAAGCAGCCTTAGAAGATTATCAAGCAACTGGTGATATTGGTTCCACTTCAAGGAGTCACACTCAGGAATTCATTCCTGTGGCATCAGGTATGACATATCAACCAACAAATTTTGAGATTGCCCCATACATGACGCCACAAATTTCAAGGGATCCAAGTCTTTCGTCACTTGAGAATGTCTTTGGTAATTATCGGCCTCAACATTTTGAGAATGCCCCAAATTTTACCTCATCGCCTGTGCCAATGTCCATGGAGATCCCTGATGCCATGACTAATTTAGAGGACTCCAACATCGAGATAGAAGGTAATGAGTTGGATGATTCCAACAATGAAGTGGATGGTAATGATCCTGAGAATGCAAGTAGAGGTGGTGAACCATCAGCGAAGAAGAAACGTAcaatttttcctaagttttgtgGCACTGgtacaatatttttaaagctTTGGTGAACCATTATTTCTTAACATTACTGCTTCTTTTTTCgttgaataattaaaaattgtttttacttGCCAGGGAGTCATCAACTTAACCAACATGTcataaagaaaacaacaaaaggtaacaaagaCATTGTagcaacaaaaagaagaagcaaataATAAATCACAAGGCGAAGACTTCCAAGTAAGCTTACTATTCTGTGAGACTGCAAAAACAACCatatttttagttgatttttctcttaaaaCTTGGTTTTCTAGGAGTCTTTTAGCTTTTAActagtatcttttatttttcatttactttATATGGTGGCATGAGATAAATTTAAATGGAGAAACATGGTCAATGATATTTCATATACCCACACGTAATTGGTATTGTTGATTGGAGTTGTTGTCTGCATTTGGTTTTGTCCTGCATTTGGTATGACTTATAATTTGAATTGGTTGCTAGTCCTTTTCTAAATCTCTGTTTTTATTTGGTTTTGGAGTCTCATGCAAGCGATTGGTAGAACCAGTGGATGGTGGaacctaaaataagtcaatttaaATGGGCATCTAAAAGTAGCTTTTAATTTTGGGGCAAGCATTGTTATTGTACTACAAACTGAATCTGCAGTACAATGGGATTCAATTAAAAGTTAGAAACAGAAAGGGTCCTATGTATGTACTCCTCAATTAGTGGTACTATCACTTGTACTATGACTATTTCTTCTTCTGGTCCTTACTCCATCAAAAAACAGCCATTGCACTAATTACCTTTGGTCATTGAAAATTTTCATCAGGAAAAGACCTTTTCATGTATACTCCAGATGGAAGGAATGTTTAGAATTATTGGCGAAAGGAGTCCCTATATATTGAGGTAATTATGGTCTAGAATGATATTCAAAAGTGGAGAGGATAGACAGGGACGAGGCAGCGCATGAGATCCACTGTTTCCCATTGATTTTTGATAttgggaaacaaaataaaattatgtatgAAATGAGTTTTATGTTGGTTCTTCTTCATGTGACATAGTAAGCAATTAAAGATTGttgctttcttttgttttgtattgtCTTATAGGGATTATGCTTTCAAAACCAGGAGAAATGACCTCAAGACCAATTGGCCATCAAAATCAGGAGAAAAAAATTGCAGCTTTGTTTGAGAGCTACAAAGTGGTCGTTGGACGTATATTGTAATTACGTTGTGATTCCTTCAAATTGTAGTTCTTTTGCATTTTGTGTCAATATCTCGGTTATAAGAAAGGAATTCACTGTGATTATTAATGCTTATGTCTTGCAAAGCAACATGTTTTATTGCTCACTGGAgacttttgtaattttttaattttctattttgtcTCTAGGAGTATGAATACATGGATGTTTCCaattatttaagttaattttaccTCAATGTCACTGAATTCTATTGTATAGTAAACATTGGGAGGTCTCATTCTTTAACAATTCATTACGTAGATACATTGTTGTGTACACCAATCTTGTATTAGCTGTGTAATTGACCAAAAAAGAGAGCATAAGGCTTTATTATTAACACCAGAAAGTTCACAGGAAGAGAAAAATTTATGACATTTAAAGTTATTGCTAATTAGACATCCTTGAGTTACATTACAGTGGAAAatctggaaatctggaaaatctggaaatctggaaaatctggaaatctggaaaatctggaaaatctggaaaatctggaaatctggaaaatctggaaaatctggaaatctggaaaatctggaaatctggaaattaaTGCTAATAATTTTTCCTCTATTAGCAATCTGGAAATTATCCCTAGTTACATTACAGTAGATAACTAAAAGGAAATTAACACAATTAGACATCGACCCACAACtatttacttaaatttatttaCGATTGGGACATCGACGCCTATCATGTCCAGTCTGCCTACATAATCCACAAGCTCGCTCATACACTGTAGAACCACGATCCATTTCATTAGGTATTCTAGTTGTCCTTGGCCGATTAGGACGACGATAGAATTCATTACTTCTCATTGTAAAACTTGGAGATGGCCAATATGCCTCATGACCAATTGGTGAGAATGACCCAGAATATGTTGCAACATAATTCTCTATTGTGAAATGTTCGCTAACAAAATTTCTAGCTAGCCCCCCCATTCTATTAGCTACCTTCATGACATGTGAACATGGGAAGTGCAAATTAACCCATTTTCCACAATcacattttccttcattcagTGAAACACAATGAGGATTACCACCAGTACCATCAACCTGTATAGATCTAACCTCGTATACCCCTGTGGGTATATTCCAATCAAAAACAAAGTGCCTTTTTGAactttcaaaattcttctcccaCTTTGTTTTGAACCTCCCAGtccataattcattttgttctgCAAGTTGGTGCGCTATTTGAGACCTACGGGTATACCGTTCAATAGTTTGCTCCAATGAAAGTCTAACCATAGCAGTGACAGGCAAACCTCGTGCTTTTTTCAACACTCCATTGAACGACTCTGAAAGATTTGTTGTCAACACTCCCCATCTTTTTCCACCATCATGGCTAATGGTCCATTTGTCCAAGGGAATTTCCATGAGGTATTCATGTGCTTCGACATTTTCTTCTCTAATTTGCCACATCAAGGATTCAAACTTCCTTACTTGATGGGCTGAAGCAGCCCTCCACATCAATCTGCTGAGGTCCTTGTTTGGAAATTTAGATTGAAAGTTGCTCTTCAGATGCCTTATGCAAAATCGATGGAAGGCTCGAGGCTCTTGAAATCGCCGCAACTCCTGCAAACTAGTCAAGATTCCTTTTGCCCTATCAGATATAACACATACATCTTCTCTACTTTTTATCACATATGCACTCAAATTTCTAAAAAACCACTTCCATGCCTCTTTTGACTCTTTGTCTACAATAGCAAACGCTAAAGGAAGAATGTTATCATTTCCATCAATTCCAACAGCAATTAATAATTTGATCTCATATTTTCCATAAATATGAGTTCCATCTACTGAAATAACAGGGCGACATGTTTGGAATCCATCTATGCATGGCTTGAAAGcccaaaatacatatttaaaagtttttacCTCTGATGAACTCATAGACTCTTCGTGTTTCCATTCCACAACTGTTCCATGGTTAAAGTGTTGAAAAGCTATAAAAAATTTAGGTAGGTCACTAAATGATTTCTCAAAGTCACCATACACCAATTCAAATGCGCGTTGACGTCCAAGCCACGCTTTTCTGTATGTCACTTGATGACCAAATTTTTCGTGAACCTTTGAAATGACATCTACCACCAAGTACTTAGgattttttctaatttgatttaGAAACAATGATGCTATCAAATTGGTATTTAGATTGGCGTGACCACTAGAAAGCCCTTCAGTCTCACATCTATGGTTTTCAACATATTTTCCTATTTTCCAAAGGTTATCTCCAACTTTTCGACCTCGAAGAAACCACAAGCAACCCAATAAACTATAAAACTTACATCTCACAACCCATAGACTCTTGGTAGATGTTACCACCTTGAACTCCTTATTTTTGTGCAAACTCCAAATCGTTACCGCCCGTTTCAACTTTTCTTTACTACTAAAAAACATACCTTTTTTCAAATCCTTTTTTGCTTCCTCAGACCAAACTGAACAATATTCCAGCTCAGATTCACATGTAGACATGAAAATGTCCTCATCATTCTCTAATGTCCTGAAATAGGGTATGTCATGATTTTGTATTTCAGACACGCCTTGTTTATGATTATGAAGATTTacatcattttgaaaaaaatctcTAATATCATCGATATCTTCATCAGGTTCACTTTCATCACCATCTTTTGGAGGTTCATCTTCCTCCGAACTTTCATCACTAATTTCAGCATTTACATCATTATATAGATCAACGTTGGTCTCATTATCtctgtaaaaaaatattagttaaattctagcaaaattataaatagaaaagCTTGTTTTAAAAGCGATAATTTATACTCTAAAAGGTTATTTCTTCTATCAATAAGAGATAATTTATGTATACTGAcaataaaattatcttattaaattGTTACactaaaattcaataaaatatagATTTGTTGTTTTACCTGACCTCATAATCTCTGTGACTATTATCAATATGCATTTGACTACTTGACCCTTCACCAAATGATCGATGACCATGCATCGACAATTGTTGGAATAGTGGTTGAACAATCGGTTCTACAAAATGAGGTTGATTGGCCATGGTAAAGCCATAATTTTGAGCCAATAAATTCATGTGATAACCATGATGACCACTAACTTGAAAT belongs to Solanum stenotomum isolate F172 chromosome 1, ASM1918654v1, whole genome shotgun sequence and includes:
- the LOC125864494 gene encoding uncharacterized protein LOC125864494 → MTEDQFIWEPYSDELIEGLPDYCRIGRDIWRVRAPIFCWDVVEVHLPDRVMRQFGLKQMIPTPFLFDSTHFHHDRRGRPNTNWELEHAQWLPFWNQRLQYICEAPINREPLRYDDPYLIWFRRITRLVIGNPTLRPQQQQGYVPNSTAYETMVRYIHSMVDKAKSLGDQPSMEDFYIFRAMVRNEGERCLTYVHEADRINIQADYRRDDVQADHLHHPIRRRGKGGVAGRRARAAERGRIPVEMDEAALEDYQATGDIGSTSRSHTQEFIPVASGMTYQPTNFEIAPYMTPQISRDPSLSSLENVFGNYRPQHFENAPNFTSSPVPMSMEIPDAMTNLEDSNIEIEGNELDDSNNEVDGNDPENASRGGEPSAKKKRTIFPKFCGTGTIFLKLW
- the LOC125864591 gene encoding uncharacterized protein LOC125864591, which codes for MNGFRYTECARMIISMSTSTNYVELVGLLHEKMGTNSENIHMDISGKYPCSIQGNNTRFIEFKIENDQSLLQFLFIPQKFADKIDINVLEMYVKSKSTDQNVVFQVSGHHGYHMNLLAQNYGFTMANQPHFVEPIVQPLFQQLSMHGHRSFGEGSSSQMHIDNSHRDYEVRDNETNVDLYNDVNAEISDESSEEDEPPKDGDESEPDEDIDDIRDFFQNDVNLHNHKQGVSEIQNHDIPYFRTLENDEDIFMSTCESELEYCSVWSEEAKKDLKKGMFFSSKEKLKRAVTIWSLHKNKEFKVVTSTKSLWVVRCKFYSLLGCLWFLRGRKVGDNLWKIGKYVENHRCETEGLSSGHANLNTNLIASLFLNQIRKNPKYLVVDVISKVHEKFGHQVTYRKAWLGRQRAFELVYGDFEKSFSDLPKFFIAFQHFNHGTVVEWKHEESMSSSEVKTFKYVFWAFKPCIDGFQTCRPVISVDGTHIYGKYEIKLLIAVGIDGNDNILPLAFAIVDKESKEAWKWFFRNLSAYVIKSREDVCVISDRAKGILTSLQELRRFQEPRAFHRFCIRHLKSNFQSKFPNKDLSRLMWRAASAHQVRKFESLMWQIREENVEAHEYLMEIPLDKWTISHDGGKRWGVLTTNLSESFNGVLKKARGLPVTAMVRLSLEQTIERYTRRSQIAHQLAEQNELWTGRFKTKWEKNFESSKRHFVFDWNIPTGVYEVRSIQVDGTGGNPHCVSLNEGKCDCGKWVNLHFPCSHVMKVANRMGGLARNFVSEHFTIENYVATYSGSFSPIGHEAYWPSPSFTMRSNEFYRRPNRPRTTRIPNEMDRGSTVYERACGLCRQTGHDRRRCPNRK